A part of Melittangium boletus DSM 14713 genomic DNA contains:
- a CDS encoding potassium transporter Kup has product MTDSPPSLTSIPSVPQGPDGRKPRVAALAVGALGIVFGDIGTSPLYALRECFTGEHGVAPTHDNVLGVLSLIFWALIIVVSVKYVVFVMRADNRGEGGILALMALAMQRQRGEEVKVRPVVVTLGLFGAALLYGDGLITPAISVLSAVEGLSVATPLFEDYIRPLAIIILVGLFLLQRRGTAGIGAIFGPFMVVWFLSLAVLGIKELVMYPSVLGALSPGMGVRFFLENRGHGFLVLGGVFLSVTGGEALYADMGHFGVKPIKWAWFTLVLPSLMLNYMGQGALLLRDPHTARNPFFLLAPDWALYPLVIIATGAAVIAAQALISGAFSITQQAIQLGYTPRLEVVHTSAEAQGQIYLPGVNWALLVGIILLVMGFKSSTNLAAAYGIAVTTTMTITTVLAYVVARERWNVSRAVALPIAGVFLLVDLSFFGANAVKIAAGGWFPLVLALGVFTLMTTWKRGRDILATRLRASSMPLQQLLGSFGDHPPVRVPGTAIFMTGNPEGTPPALLHNLKHNKVIHEQVMLLTIASEDVPHVPPEERVEIIRLEEGFVRVISRYGFMENPSIPDILKRAREKGLQFNLMGTSFFLGRETLIPSKKPGMAMWREALFAWMSRNARSATSYFRIPPNRVVELGAQVEL; this is encoded by the coding sequence CCTGATGGCCGCAAGCCCCGTGTGGCCGCGCTGGCGGTGGGGGCCTTGGGAATCGTCTTCGGGGACATCGGGACGAGCCCGCTGTACGCGCTGCGCGAGTGCTTCACGGGCGAGCACGGCGTGGCGCCGACGCACGACAACGTGCTGGGAGTGCTGTCGCTCATCTTCTGGGCGCTCATCATCGTGGTGTCGGTGAAGTACGTGGTGTTCGTGATGCGGGCGGACAACCGGGGCGAGGGCGGCATCCTGGCGCTGATGGCGCTCGCGATGCAGCGCCAGCGGGGCGAGGAGGTGAAGGTGCGCCCGGTGGTGGTCACCCTGGGCCTGTTCGGCGCGGCGCTCCTGTATGGCGATGGGCTCATCACGCCGGCCATCTCCGTGCTCAGCGCGGTGGAGGGCCTGAGCGTGGCCACGCCCCTGTTCGAGGACTACATCCGGCCGCTGGCCATCATCATCCTGGTGGGGCTGTTCCTCCTTCAGCGCCGGGGGACCGCTGGCATTGGCGCCATCTTCGGGCCCTTCATGGTGGTGTGGTTCCTGTCGCTCGCGGTGTTGGGCATCAAGGAACTGGTGATGTACCCCTCCGTGCTGGGCGCGCTGTCGCCGGGCATGGGCGTGCGCTTCTTCCTGGAGAACCGCGGGCACGGCTTCCTGGTGCTCGGCGGGGTGTTCCTGTCGGTGACGGGCGGCGAGGCGCTGTACGCGGACATGGGCCACTTCGGCGTGAAGCCCATCAAGTGGGCGTGGTTCACGCTGGTGCTGCCGTCGTTGATGCTCAACTACATGGGGCAGGGGGCGTTGCTCTTGCGCGACCCGCACACCGCGCGCAACCCCTTCTTCCTCCTGGCGCCGGACTGGGCGCTCTACCCGCTGGTGATCATCGCCACGGGCGCGGCGGTGATCGCCGCCCAGGCGCTCATCTCCGGGGCGTTCTCCATCACCCAGCAGGCCATCCAGCTCGGCTACACCCCGCGCCTGGAGGTGGTGCACACCTCGGCCGAAGCCCAGGGGCAGATCTACCTGCCGGGCGTCAACTGGGCGCTGCTCGTGGGCATCATCCTGCTGGTGATGGGCTTCAAGTCGTCCACGAACCTGGCGGCGGCGTACGGCATCGCGGTGACGACGACCATGACCATCACCACGGTGCTCGCCTACGTGGTGGCGCGCGAGCGCTGGAACGTGTCACGCGCGGTGGCGCTGCCCATCGCCGGGGTATTCCTGCTGGTGGACCTGTCCTTCTTTGGCGCCAACGCGGTGAAGATCGCCGCGGGCGGCTGGTTCCCGCTGGTGCTGGCGCTGGGCGTGTTCACCCTGATGACGACGTGGAAGCGGGGCCGCGACATCCTGGCCACGCGGCTGCGCGCGAGCAGCATGCCATTGCAGCAGTTGCTGGGCAGCTTCGGGGATCATCCGCCGGTGCGGGTGCCGGGCACGGCCATCTTCATGACGGGCAACCCCGAGGGTACGCCGCCCGCGCTCCTGCACAACCTCAAGCACAACAAGGTCATCCACGAGCAGGTGATGTTGCTCACCATCGCCTCGGAGGACGTGCCGCACGTGCCGCCGGAGGAGCGGGTGGAGATCATCCGGCTGGAGGAGGGCTTCGTGCGGGTGATTTCGCGCTACGGCTTCATGGAGAACCCGAGCATCCCGGACATCCTCAAGCGGGCGCGTGAGAAGGGGTTGCAGTTCAACCTGATGGGCACGTCCTTCTTCCTGGGCCGCGAGACGCTGATTCCGAGCAAGAAGCCCGGGATGGCGATGTGGCGGGAAGCGCTGTTCGCGTGGATGAGCCGCAACGCCCGGAGCGCGACGTCCTACTTCCGCATCCCCCCCAACCGCGTGGTGGAACTGGGCGCGCAGGTGGAGTTGTAG
- a CDS encoding HYR domain-containing protein, with protein sequence MSVFLLTLVSTVSGCGGYYYYEDESYSSPGRPGHGHSPVPGKGDVPSSGGRPSPTTPDRPPETTPTPTPRGGFVVVTGDDADDLWHCEGSACGGLYPALFKDALARSRSGGKGILAIGVNDQQALIAFNSWNDAAQGGPGAKVTHARSTEDISRVDFAQYAFVYLPSAGEHTLGGLTARQIATLNERQADLARFVNEKGGSLLALTQAGVEGGWGFLPVPLTTQDTSFDVAEPTEALQAFVPSLTAVDLSHKSFHNVFTGPSGYSGLQVLAVNDEAYHPHVGQPVMLGGTSVVLSAEDCEDGKDNDGDGQVDWEDTDCHVCGNGHVDPGETCDDGNTVSGDGCGATCTQENRAPEVTCRDVSVCTDPGVCVATSPSGMASAVDPDGDAISWDAHPVGPYAPGSYGVCVTASDGQKQDSCWSDVTVRDCEAPTLTCPADFQVECSAEGVALVQPPEASARDNCGPAPVAPPKATALPLGAHALTYTATDSSGNTATCSTRALVVDTKAPAVSCPPAITAECTGRNSAWVKPGSAQGADSCSPVTLKGPEADFYPLGTSTVRYTAKDTSGNEASCTSTVQVVDETPPAVTLTPPAPLWPVDQDYRTVRLEDCITVYDRCSGGLTQTGATASISCVASDEAQGSGAPDIVFVDATTVKVKVARQAEGDGRVYSVHFEVRDAAGNRTQGICPVGVPVERGTPVTDSGEQWRSCLSTDEASRSWKPVVSRGP encoded by the coding sequence ATGTCGGTGTTCCTCCTGACGCTCGTGAGCACCGTGTCCGGTTGCGGGGGCTACTACTATTACGAGGACGAGTCCTACTCGTCGCCCGGGCGGCCTGGGCATGGCCACTCGCCCGTGCCGGGCAAGGGCGACGTGCCGTCCTCGGGGGGACGTCCCAGCCCCACGACGCCGGACAGGCCGCCCGAGACGACTCCCACCCCCACACCGCGCGGCGGCTTCGTGGTGGTGACGGGCGATGACGCGGATGACCTCTGGCACTGCGAGGGCTCGGCGTGTGGTGGCCTCTACCCCGCGCTCTTCAAGGACGCGCTCGCGCGCTCTCGCTCGGGAGGCAAGGGCATCCTCGCCATCGGCGTGAACGACCAGCAGGCGCTCATCGCCTTCAACAGCTGGAACGATGCCGCCCAGGGCGGCCCTGGCGCCAAGGTCACCCACGCGCGCTCCACCGAGGACATCTCCCGCGTGGACTTCGCCCAGTACGCCTTCGTGTACCTGCCCTCGGCGGGCGAGCACACGCTGGGTGGCCTCACCGCGCGGCAGATCGCCACCCTCAACGAGCGCCAGGCGGACCTGGCCCGCTTCGTCAATGAGAAGGGTGGCTCGCTGCTCGCGCTCACCCAGGCGGGCGTGGAGGGCGGTTGGGGCTTCCTGCCGGTTCCGCTCACCACCCAGGACACCTCGTTCGATGTCGCCGAGCCCACCGAGGCGCTCCAGGCCTTCGTCCCGAGCCTGACCGCCGTGGACCTGAGCCACAAGTCCTTCCACAACGTCTTCACGGGGCCGAGCGGCTACTCGGGCCTCCAGGTGCTCGCCGTCAACGACGAGGCCTACCACCCGCATGTGGGCCAGCCGGTGATGCTCGGCGGTACCTCGGTGGTGCTCTCCGCCGAGGACTGCGAGGACGGGAAGGACAACGACGGCGACGGCCAGGTGGACTGGGAGGACACCGACTGCCACGTGTGCGGCAACGGGCACGTGGACCCGGGCGAGACGTGTGACGATGGCAACACGGTGAGCGGGGATGGGTGCGGCGCCACGTGCACCCAGGAGAACCGCGCTCCCGAGGTGACGTGCCGGGACGTCTCGGTGTGCACGGATCCGGGCGTGTGTGTCGCCACGAGCCCCAGCGGCATGGCCTCGGCGGTGGACCCGGATGGAGACGCCATCTCCTGGGACGCGCATCCGGTGGGGCCCTACGCTCCGGGCTCGTACGGCGTCTGCGTCACCGCGTCGGATGGCCAGAAGCAGGACTCGTGCTGGTCCGACGTGACGGTGCGCGACTGCGAGGCCCCCACGCTCACGTGCCCGGCGGATTTCCAGGTGGAGTGCTCCGCCGAGGGCGTGGCGCTCGTGCAGCCTCCCGAGGCGAGTGCCCGGGACAACTGTGGCCCCGCCCCGGTGGCGCCGCCCAAGGCGACCGCCCTGCCGCTCGGTGCTCACGCGCTCACCTACACGGCGACGGACTCTTCCGGCAACACGGCCACCTGCTCGACCCGGGCGCTCGTGGTGGACACGAAGGCGCCTGCCGTCTCGTGCCCCCCAGCCATCACCGCCGAGTGCACTGGCCGCAACTCCGCCTGGGTGAAGCCGGGCTCGGCGCAAGGCGCGGACAGCTGCTCCCCGGTGACGCTCAAGGGGCCGGAGGCGGACTTCTACCCGCTCGGCACCAGCACCGTGCGCTACACGGCGAAGGACACCTCGGGCAACGAGGCCTCGTGCACCTCCACCGTCCAGGTGGTGGACGAGACGCCGCCCGCGGTCACCCTGACGCCGCCCGCGCCCCTGTGGCCGGTGGATCAGGACTACCGCACCGTGCGCCTCGAGGACTGCATCACCGTGTATGACCGGTGCAGCGGTGGGCTCACCCAGACGGGCGCCACGGCGTCCATCTCCTGCGTGGCCTCGGATGAGGCCCAAGGCTCGGGCGCGCCGGACATCGTCTTCGTGGACGCGACCACCGTGAAGGTGAAGGTGGCGCGCCAGGCCGAGGGCGATGGCCGCGTGTACTCGGTGCACTTCGAGGTGCGCGACGCGGCGGGCAATCGGACCCAGGGCATCTGCCCGGTGGGCGTGCCGGTGGAGCGGGGCACGCCGGTGACCGACAGCGGCGAGCAGTGGCGCTCCTGCCTGTCCACCGACGAGGCCTCGCGGTCGTGGAAGCCGGTGGTGTCGCGGGGGCCGTAG
- a CDS encoding AAA family ATPase — translation MYISKIWLKNIRGFGDGDLHVELDLRRPDGSFSGWTVLAGRNGAGKSTLLKAIALTVVGTNSARSLQQSFSGWIRHGQKQAYAGSMLVFDENVDGFVGRGRRPPSEFWTGLAWTQSDSGPEPSMAIGEGHKSASERGPWSDNPAGWFIAGYGPFRRLSGHASDAQRLMVGPPRLARLVSLFREDASLVESIQWLRELHLRRLEGRGGAEELLEGVLDLLNNGLLPDSTRVAKFDSDGLWVTQGGVTLPIQDLSDGYRTMAALVMDLVRQIHDASQGLSIVHENGQCRVPYQGVVLIDEVELHLHVSWQRRVGFWLKEHFPNIQFIVTTHSPFVCQAADPNGLIRLPAPGEGRPVTHVSEDLFKTVVNGTVDEAALTELFGLEHVHSDASEKLRERVARLESRVLEGMASPEEGEELERLAAQLPNTGSELVDRAVRKFGLDK, via the coding sequence ATGTACATCAGTAAAATTTGGCTGAAGAACATACGAGGGTTCGGCGACGGAGACCTCCACGTCGAACTCGATCTGCGTCGGCCTGACGGAAGCTTCTCGGGTTGGACGGTTCTGGCCGGGCGTAATGGCGCGGGAAAATCGACCTTATTGAAAGCGATAGCGCTCACGGTCGTGGGGACGAACTCCGCCCGGTCCTTGCAGCAAAGTTTCTCAGGCTGGATTCGGCATGGCCAGAAACAAGCGTATGCGGGATCCATGCTGGTTTTTGATGAAAATGTAGATGGATTCGTTGGTCGTGGAAGGCGCCCTCCTTCCGAGTTCTGGACAGGATTGGCTTGGACTCAATCGGATTCAGGTCCAGAGCCGAGCATGGCGATCGGAGAGGGCCACAAGTCCGCCTCGGAGCGCGGCCCCTGGTCTGATAATCCCGCGGGCTGGTTTATCGCGGGGTATGGGCCCTTTCGTCGTCTCTCTGGCCATGCGTCCGACGCTCAACGCTTGATGGTGGGGCCACCGAGGTTGGCGCGATTGGTTTCCCTCTTCCGGGAAGATGCCTCGCTGGTGGAGAGCATCCAATGGCTCAGGGAACTTCATTTGCGGCGCTTGGAAGGACGGGGAGGGGCCGAAGAACTCTTGGAAGGGGTGTTGGATTTACTGAATAACGGTTTGCTTCCCGATTCCACCCGGGTCGCGAAGTTCGATTCAGACGGCTTGTGGGTGACTCAGGGAGGCGTCACTCTTCCCATCCAGGATCTCAGCGATGGTTACAGGACGATGGCCGCTCTGGTGATGGATCTTGTTCGTCAGATCCATGATGCGAGCCAAGGACTGAGTATCGTGCATGAAAACGGTCAGTGCCGTGTTCCATATCAGGGAGTGGTTCTTATCGACGAAGTGGAACTGCACCTGCACGTCTCATGGCAACGGCGTGTTGGTTTCTGGTTGAAAGAGCATTTCCCGAACATTCAATTCATTGTGACCACTCACAGCCCCTTCGTCTGTCAGGCGGCGGACCCAAATGGGTTGATCCGGCTTCCCGCGCCTGGTGAGGGTCGTCCTGTCACGCATGTGTCGGAAGATTTGTTCAAGACCGTGGTGAATGGCACCGTGGATGAAGCTGCTTTGACCGAGTTGTTTGGTCTGGAGCATGTTCACTCGGATGCGTCCGAGAAGTTGCGCGAGCGTGTGGCCCGGTTGGAGTCGCGTGTGCTCGAAGGCATGGCCAGTCCCGAGGAAGGCGAGGAACTCGAGCGGCTCGCCGCACAGCTTCCGAATACGGGCAGCGAGCTCGTGGACAGAGCCGTGAGGAAGTTCGGGCTCGACAAATGA
- a CDS encoding HNH endonuclease: MKKLERETLSDSAAAFLKERSEKVLGAASPRKEAEHLWGLKENLAFEEIRTKLQSMATGLQRCMYCEDSVGTDIEHFWPKSKYPERAFSWTNYLLACSGCNSNEKRDQFPLDDAGLPLLVDPTREDPRTHLVLSVRTGKYKPRTHEGVESLKGQWSIKVFGLDRDILEKGRTDAWHTIPALLLRYDAACQQENWLLALAVQRTLCRTPFASVFVWFRDIAESTNAARFIDERCLRVLEQYPDIRDWL, translated from the coding sequence ATGAAGAAATTGGAACGTGAGACGCTCAGTGATTCGGCGGCGGCGTTTCTGAAGGAGCGCTCGGAGAAGGTGCTCGGTGCCGCGAGCCCGAGAAAAGAAGCGGAGCACTTGTGGGGGCTCAAGGAGAACCTTGCTTTCGAGGAGATCCGCACGAAGCTGCAATCCATGGCCACAGGACTTCAGCGCTGCATGTATTGCGAAGACAGCGTGGGCACGGACATCGAGCATTTCTGGCCGAAGTCGAAGTATCCCGAGCGGGCCTTTTCGTGGACCAACTACCTGCTGGCGTGTAGTGGGTGCAACAGCAACGAGAAGCGCGATCAGTTCCCTCTGGATGATGCTGGGTTGCCGCTGCTGGTCGATCCAACCAGGGAAGACCCGCGCACGCATCTGGTCCTGTCGGTCAGGACCGGTAAGTACAAGCCCAGGACGCACGAAGGGGTGGAGAGCCTCAAGGGGCAGTGGAGTATCAAGGTGTTCGGTCTGGACCGTGACATTTTGGAAAAGGGCCGGACGGACGCGTGGCATACCATTCCGGCTTTATTGCTGCGCTACGACGCTGCTTGCCAGCAGGAGAACTGGCTGCTCGCGCTTGCTGTGCAACGGACTCTCTGCCGCACTCCTTTCGCGAGCGTCTTCGTCTGGTTCCGAGACATCGCCGAGAGCACAAATGCGGCCCGGTTCATCGACGAACGATGCCTGCGCGTGCTGGAGCAGTACCCGGACATTCGCGATTGGCTCTGA